The window CCTGAGCAGATCAGAGGTGAGGCCCAGGGTGAGAGAATGAAGGGAATAGGGGTGTGACACACAGAGGGGTTGAGCCTCCTAGTAAGGAGGAAAACATTTAGGGCATTGATCAGTTTTTTGGGGGTCTTGTTCCACGCAAAGAGGATCTGATTTTGTTCATGTGAAAAAAGGAAACGTAGCTACAACTTTCAATTCTTTTTTTGTGTAGGGTACatttccctctctttggaattctttgtCACTTGATCTGCGGTTGTAAAAATCAAAtttgagattaaaaaaaactgaTGAAAGTATGGTTGTTTATGCAATATTTTGACTGTTAATATCTCCTGTGGTTGTTGGGGAGTGGGCTTTTGTCAGGAGGAGGGACTTTATCTGTTTTTCCTAGTGTATCTCTGCTTATTATTATTGTTTCATTGTTATTTGGTTAAGATTGTTGTGTTATTTTGAATCCCTTCCTCTTGTGTTTTGTattgtctttgttttgtttttagggaTGATTTTAATTTCTAATGTAAACTACCTTGATGAATAATCTTTATGTGAATGGCGGTATATTAAATTGtacgaaataaaaaaaaaaaaatatgttcacAGTTTTGACCATGCAAGAGTAGGCATGTAATCGCTAGCTTCTCCCTAACCCATCTCAGAGGACggagaactagggaagccagggttcaaatccagctcctgccccttgtgaccttgggtaagtcacttaaccctgcattgcctcagctacaaacttagacaGTGAGCCATCTAGGGACAGAAAACACCTATTGTACCTGTAGCTACAGCTGAAAGAGGCGTGAGCCAAACCCAAATGTCCAAGAACGCCTCTTTTTCTTGCAGGTAAAATTATACATCCATGTACTATTCAACCCCATTCTATTGTGAGTAAATATGAGTTTACCCATGGACAGtctttttatttcattattttttgTGTCTTTTCACTGTCCCACACTCAACAGTCACTGTTGTCAGCccttgtgtgtatgtgtctgaGTTATTATTTAAGGAACATTATTTTTTGGTATTGTTCTATCAGTCCCAAGATTGCacagaaaccttctgctcagtgtgctgctgcggctcggaaagcgaatagaatgttgggtattattaggaaaggtatggagaacaggtgtgaggatgttataatgtcgttatattgctccatgctgcgaccgcaccttgagtattgtgttcaattctggtcgccgcatctcaagaaagatatagcggaattggaaaaggtgcagcgaagggcgactaaaatgatagcgtggatgggacgacttccctatgaagaaagactaaggaggctaggtctattcagcttggagaagagacggctgaggggagacatgatagaggtatataaaataatgagcggagtggaacaggtggatgtgaagcgtctgttcacgctttccaaaaatactagaactagggggcatgcaatgaaactacagtgtagtaaatttaaaacaaatcagagaaagattttctttactcaacgcataattaaactctggaattcgttgccgaagaggcggtgaaggcggttagcttggcagagtttaaaaaggggttagacggtttcctaaaggacgtccataaaccactactaaatagacttgggaaaaatccacaattccaggaataacatgtatagaatgtttgtacgtttgggaagcttgccaggtgcccttggcctggattggccgctgtcgtggacaggatgctgggctcaatggacccttggtcttttcccagtgtggtattacttatgtacttatgatgaaagaccaggatactgtgcttgaagACTGCAGAGTGCAGAGCATGTGAAAACAGCACAAAGAACTGCTGAGGCTAAAATCCACTGTCTCATGATTATACCTTTATTAGGATAACGTATGATATTTCCCCTCACTTCCCCTGTCTGCAGAACTGTAAAATATTTCTGCCGCTTTCTACTGAATAAATGTACCTTTTGCCCATGCTCTCCTGAACGAGCGATGAGAGAGATCTATTTATCAGATAAAAGTTTTCAATTCATACAGTGTCATAAAAATACCAAGAGAGTCAGATTTTCCTCCTTGTTCTGCGATTTACCTCACTACATTTCCAACACAGCATACAACCTTAAATCCTTTACGTTTCATCagctcttctactactactacttatcatttctgtagcgctacaaggcatatgcagcgctgcacaccatacacaaaaagacagtccctgctcgaagagcttacaatctagataagacaggtaaacagacagaacaaatgAGGGTAAAGGGAATAAAGAGAGATGAGGAataaggacagggtaagtgagttaggagtcaaaagcagtggtaaagaggtgggctttaagtttgaacttgaaaacggccaaagacagggctagacgcacaggctcgggaagtctattccaggcgtggggtgcagcaagacaaaaggaacggagtctagaattagcagtagaggagaaggggacggataagagagatttatctacagaatggaatACTCGAGGggagggcgtagggagagacgagagtggagaggtactggggagcagcagagtgaatacacttataggtcaataagagaagcttcaACTgaatacgaaaacggatagggagccagtgaagtgatttaaggagggggctaatgtgagcattgcgactttggcggaaaatgagtcgcacagcagagttttggactgattgaagaggagaataCTTCTAATTCTAGTGTCATATTGATATCTAGAATAATTacaatgggcccgatattcagactgtgggaattAGCCCATCTCCTGCGGTCGGCGTCCAGCCCAGATACTCAATGATGGGCCgcttccagtgaccggcattgaaaatccgatttatttttggccagtttgaacttaatcggccaagccaatattcagcgttgGCCGGTTGAGTTTGAAtcaggccaaagatattccaggaaCTGAAGCGGCTTAAAGTGGGCCACCAAATTCACGCTGAAAATTGACAGATAGCCGGTTTTATTTCTCGATATAATTGGCTATCCgctaaccacaaattttcagcaggtcatgACCGGCCATGTCCCACTGATAATTCACGGATGgccggttatggggcatttaaccatcTAGGCACCAATCCgggccagttaaatgcttctgAATATCAGGGGAACGAATTTAAGATCATCTTGTTCAGATTTATTTTAATGCATCTGGAAACAGTTCTATAACTAAGCGACAAAGTTAGGTGCCTCAACACGGCGAGCTCTTTCTCTAACGGCATTGGTGGGCTCAGATTCCGTTACAGAATGCAAGTATAAATCAGCATCTCCGCACTTAGAATTAGGTACGCCCACTTGCGCCATGTGAATCGAAGGAGTACGTGTGCAGTGGGAGCCCCACCCGTGCTGCCCCCAAACGTATGCCCCTTGCTTTTACATGCTAACCCACAGATCCTGGGAAGATCGCCCAAAGTTGCGTATGCAAATATAAaccaattattgacgttaatttGGATTTGCGTTGCATCTATTCTGTAAGACTGCACGTCTAAAGCTTctcatgtgcaactcaaaagggcgctgtggccatgggaggggcatgagcaagtcaagggcattcacaaaagatgcacacagtgttacagaatagcaggggATCTACGTCCAATTTGCataccagaatttacaccaggtttcaactggCATAAGtcccttgtgcccaaagttgaatgtcgatttttttactcaacgcTGTTGTATCAAGAGTGCTCATCCCAGAGCGTCCTTTATACATTAGCATTGAGCGCCAAATTTTATCTCCTCCTTTTATTCGTCCACCTCTCATTTGCTGATTTCGCTCCTAACTCATTCAAGATACTCCAACTTGTGACTCACTTCTACACTCTAATACTGTCAGTGGCTTTCATACTTGTCCCGTTGGCACATCCTAATGGTCTTTCTTATGCTTTTTTAAGGTGGGTGTGCTACGaggtcctcggagaaaatgatgGATGCCTTCCAAAGATCCCTGTTATCGATGTAATAAATCACTGTATGCCCAAATCTGGGTGGCTTGAAGAAGGCTATACTATGTAATGGACTATGCTTCCTTTCAGCTCAGGTCAGTGTATGTGTCCCGGGTAGGACTTCGTAGCTGCATCTTTACTGTACATTCAATGAACTTTTTTCCACTTATGCCAACTTTTCACTTATTTTTTCATCATTGTTTCCAGATCACAGAGAAAGGAAAAATTCCACCACAGCAACAGAATTCATCATTCTGGGATTTTCTGAATTTCCAGAGCTTCAGATTccatttttccttctgtttttacTGGTTTACCTGATTGTCCTGTTGGGGAACCTCATTATAATAACCGTGACATGCCTGGACCCTCGCCTGCACACCCCCATGTACTTTTTCCTCTGTAACTTGTCCTTCGTTGATATCTCTTCCACCTCAGTCACTCTCCCCAAACTGCTGGATATCTTTTTGAGGAAAAATCAGCGCATTTCTGTACATGGGTGTTTTATACAggtatattttttcttattttcactGTGTGGAGAATTTTTTCTGCTTTCAGTCATGGCTTATGACCGCTACATCGCAGTATGTCACCCCCTGCGTTACGTGCTGATCATGAATTGGAGCGTCTGTGTTCTGTCAGTTGCAGGGTTATGGATTGCTGGATTTTTGGATTCTTTGACATACACTGTCCTTCTTTCAAGATTTTCTTATTGCAGATCCAACAAAATCAACCATTTCTTCTGTGATATCTCAGCGCTGCTAAAACTCTCCTGCACCAGCACCTCTACCGTTGAGTATACAATTTTTATTGTGGGAACTTTTGTAGCAGTGCCATGTATCAGTTTAACCTTTGTATCTTACATCTACATCATCTCCGCCATCTTGAGGATCCGTTCTGCAGAGGGCAGACGcaaagccttctccacctgctccgCCCACCTGACTGTCGTTATTCTCTTCTATGGGACACTGCTCTGTTCATACATGAGACCAACGTCTACGCAATCCCTTGAACAAAATAAACTCTTTGCTGTATTGTATAATGCCTTAATCCCCATGTTCAACCCCATAATTTATAGCCTAAGAAACCAAGAGGTTAAAAAAGCCCTAATAAATGTATTTACCAGAAAACTATGTTATCGAGATCAGAAAAACATGTTCTCTGCGACTGTAAAACTTCATGGCAAGAGATAGGGTGAGAGCAACCTTCCCATGAATATGTAGAGACCTTAGAGTTTTGGTTACAGGATCCTACAtcagggccagcccaaccatttggcaaaactaggcagttgcctagggccGCAGCTTcctggggcagcaaagagcagctgcagtctaaGCAAAGCGGTAGATTCTGACAATCGGACAAACTCAAAGAATCCTCAGCGTTTACTTTAGCCTGCGATTTTACAGGATTTTTGTGTGGTGatcatgattgggggggggggggggctgaagtgTAAGGGCATGAAAGTTAATTGTGGGGAGGGTGTAAGGCTGAAGTTTTGCCTAGGGTGTCCACTGCCTTTGCACTGGTTCCATCCTACAGCAAACTCTACTGCTTCTATACATTTCAGTTCTATTGGAGCACCATATCTTCATTTCCCTATTGCATCAGTGGCTTCCAGGCAGAAGCAGTGGTATCTTCTGTCCTTGTCAACCCCAGTTTCTAGAAGGTAGAAGTTACCCTGGAATGCAGTATTCTAGTCAGGTGAGGAAAACTGTTTATGAGTGAACTCTCCTTGGGTATAAAACCCTGTCCCACAGTTCAATGTTCATCTCTGGTTTCAAGCCTCTCCGGCCGTGAACCTATGATGTAGGAGACAGCTACATTTAGCCTAAAGCCCTTGCTATTGAGATCTAGAAATACTGGACAGTACAGAAGGATTGGAGAGAGATTTCAGATCAAACAGGAGACTGGAGCCACTTCAGCATCTACTCTGCCTGGGTGCTCAAGGGTAACCCTCTGCACCCCTGCTGAGAGACTTTGAAGTTCAGATAGACTAGGGTTGCATGTATAATTTCAACAGGGCGAACTAGATACCTTCCATCTATTGATGAGCCAGGAATAACTCTCTGGCCCAAGAAACAACTTGTGAATATCTATATTACAGGGTTCATAACTCCCTACACTGGACTACCTCACAATTCGGACACGTGTAACGTACTATGCACCACCACCTGTTGTCCAGACCGTAAATGAACTTTCTACGTTTGACTATCTAACCACCCTTTACTttattctatcatttatgaactttaatgcaataccaccttgTAATTTATGCGATCATCAATGAATAACAATGCTATACCATTTTATATTTCTCAGATCCAGAAATGGTGagcgccattacggcataatgtaaatcACTCTTTCATCCATGTACATAaagacaatatttatttatttttgttacatttttacaccgcgctttcccacttatggcaggctctatgcggcgggcaatggagggttaagtgacttgcccagagtcacaaggagctgcctgtgccaagaatcgaactcagttcctcagttccccaggaccaaagtccaccaccctaaccactaggccactcctccactcactttgAAACCTACTGTATAATGTACATGCTATACCAATCTGTATTTCTCAGATCCGGAAGTGGCGACTGTCActccggcattatgtaagccacattgagcctgcaaatagatgggaaaatgtgggatacaaatgcaataaataaataaataag is drawn from Microcaecilia unicolor chromosome 14, aMicUni1.1, whole genome shotgun sequence and contains these coding sequences:
- the LOC115458244 gene encoding olfactory receptor 1052-like translates to MVNPEQIRDHRERKNSTTATEFIILGFSEFPELQIPFFLLFLLVYLIVLLGNLIIITVTCLDPRLHTPMYFFLCNLSFVDISSTSVTLPKLLDIFLRKNQRISVHGCFIQVYFFLFSLCGEFFLLSVMAYDRYIAVCHPLRYVLIMNWSVCVLSVAGLWIAGFLDSLTYTVLLSRFSYCRSNKINHFFCDISALLKLSCTSTSTVEYTIFIVGTFVAVPCISLTFVSYIYIISAILRIRSAEGRRKAFSTCSAHLTVVILFYGTLLCSYMRPTSTQSLEQNKLFAVLYNALIPMFNPIIYSLRNQEVKKALINVFTRKLCYRDQKNMFSATVKLHGKR